From Elaeis guineensis isolate ETL-2024a chromosome 16, EG11, whole genome shotgun sequence, a single genomic window includes:
- the LOC105059177 gene encoding uncharacterized protein isoform X1 has translation MASLVFSPSLPAHSPSLAPVFYRNPHHVPSPLPFQSLRQKPLRIRAFVVSFALAESDSPRSLDDGDGDRDGDGNGNGDTLLPLLQDLADCLKLPPDYFARLPGDLRLDLNDAAFDLSSGPVLDELFQCGQEVGEMLLNLSRAWEEADTSTSNSIASQLPSLEISLTDNVKPALGKRLVSAGRRFEAMGMYGQGEPQRIAQAMIKTGKLLSRGPVIITDERPKKESRMLKFGELQVELTPGKAYSGAAIGLVFGLLSWELSQGIQSIPESSLQYANDNALLLAKSLRGALLVLGYSSTVLSVFASMGLVLLGRQLSSESSSKKL, from the exons ATGGCATCCCTCGTCTTCTCCCCATCTCTCCCTGCTCACTCCCCCTCCCTTGCCCCTGTCTTTTACCGAAATCCCCACCACGTCCCTTCCCCTCTCCCCTTCCAATCCCTCCGTCAGAAGCCCTTGAGAATTCGAGCCTTCGTTGTCTCCTTTGCGCTTGCGGAGTCCGATTCCCCTAGGTCCCTCGACGAcggcgacggcgaccgcgacggCGACGGCAACGGCAACGGCGACACCCTCCTCCCTCTTCTTCAAGACCTCGCG GATTGCTTGAAGCTTCCCCCGGATTACTTTGCAAGGCTCCCGGGGGATCTGCGGCTCGAT CTAAATGATGCCGCATTTGATCTTTCTAGCGGGCCTGTGCTGGATGAG CTGTTTCAGTGTGGTCAAGAAGTGGGGGAAATGCTCTTAAATCTTTCTCGAGCATGGGAAGAGGCTGATACTTCTACTTCAAATAGCATTGCAAGCCAGCTCCCATCTCTAGAGATTTCTTTGACGGACAATGTCAAACCAG CACTTGGCAAACGTTTGGTATCTGCTGGAAGAAGATTTGAGGCTATGGGAATGTATGGTCAAGGAGAGCCACAAAGG ATTGCCCAAGCTATGATCAAAACTGGGAAGCTGCTGTCTAGAGGTCCTGTTATAATCACTGATGAAAGGCCTAAGAAGGAAAGCAGGATGTTGAAG TTTGGAGAATTACAAGTGGAGTTGACTCCAGGGAAAGCTTATAGTGGTGCTGCTATTGGTCTTGTTTTCGG ATTACTCTCTTGGGAACTAAGTCAAGGCATCCAAAGCATTCCAGAAAGTTCATTGCAGTATGCAAATGATAATGCACTGCTCCTAGCAAAG TCACTAAGAGGAGCTCTTCTTGTACTTGGTTACTCATCTACAGTCTTATCTGTTTTTGCTTCAATGGGACTTGTGTTGTTGGGAAGACAACTGAGCTCCGAAAGCAGCTCAAAGAAACTGTAA
- the LOC105059177 gene encoding uncharacterized protein isoform X2, which translates to MASLVFSPSLPAHSPSLAPVFYRNPHHVPSPLPFQSLRQKPLRIRAFVVSFALAESDSPRSLDDGDGDRDGDGNGNGDTLLPLLQDLADCLKLPPDYFARLPGDLRLDLNDAAFDLSSGPVLDECGQEVGEMLLNLSRAWEEADTSTSNSIASQLPSLEISLTDNVKPALGKRLVSAGRRFEAMGMYGQGEPQRIAQAMIKTGKLLSRGPVIITDERPKKESRMLKFGELQVELTPGKAYSGAAIGLVFGLLSWELSQGIQSIPESSLQYANDNALLLAKSLRGALLVLGYSSTVLSVFASMGLVLLGRQLSSESSSKKL; encoded by the exons ATGGCATCCCTCGTCTTCTCCCCATCTCTCCCTGCTCACTCCCCCTCCCTTGCCCCTGTCTTTTACCGAAATCCCCACCACGTCCCTTCCCCTCTCCCCTTCCAATCCCTCCGTCAGAAGCCCTTGAGAATTCGAGCCTTCGTTGTCTCCTTTGCGCTTGCGGAGTCCGATTCCCCTAGGTCCCTCGACGAcggcgacggcgaccgcgacggCGACGGCAACGGCAACGGCGACACCCTCCTCCCTCTTCTTCAAGACCTCGCG GATTGCTTGAAGCTTCCCCCGGATTACTTTGCAAGGCTCCCGGGGGATCTGCGGCTCGAT CTAAATGATGCCGCATTTGATCTTTCTAGCGGGCCTGTGCTGGATGAG TGTGGTCAAGAAGTGGGGGAAATGCTCTTAAATCTTTCTCGAGCATGGGAAGAGGCTGATACTTCTACTTCAAATAGCATTGCAAGCCAGCTCCCATCTCTAGAGATTTCTTTGACGGACAATGTCAAACCAG CACTTGGCAAACGTTTGGTATCTGCTGGAAGAAGATTTGAGGCTATGGGAATGTATGGTCAAGGAGAGCCACAAAGG ATTGCCCAAGCTATGATCAAAACTGGGAAGCTGCTGTCTAGAGGTCCTGTTATAATCACTGATGAAAGGCCTAAGAAGGAAAGCAGGATGTTGAAG TTTGGAGAATTACAAGTGGAGTTGACTCCAGGGAAAGCTTATAGTGGTGCTGCTATTGGTCTTGTTTTCGG ATTACTCTCTTGGGAACTAAGTCAAGGCATCCAAAGCATTCCAGAAAGTTCATTGCAGTATGCAAATGATAATGCACTGCTCCTAGCAAAG TCACTAAGAGGAGCTCTTCTTGTACTTGGTTACTCATCTACAGTCTTATCTGTTTTTGCTTCAATGGGACTTGTGTTGTTGGGAAGACAACTGAGCTCCGAAAGCAGCTCAAAGAAACTGTAA
- the LOC105059177 gene encoding uncharacterized protein isoform X3, translating into MASLVFSPSLPAHSPSLAPVFYRNPHHVPSPLPFQSLRQKPLRIRAFVVSFALAESDSPRSLDDGDGDRDGDGNGNGDTLLPLLQDLADCLKLPPDYFARLPGDLRLDLNDAAFDLSSGPVLDELFQCGQEVGEMLLNLSRAWEEADTSTSNSIASQLPSLEISLTDNVKPALGKRLVSAGRRFEAMGMYGQGEPQRIAQAMIKTGKLLSRGPVIITDERPKKESRMLKFGELQVELTPGKAYSGAAIGLVFGRIITATV; encoded by the exons ATGGCATCCCTCGTCTTCTCCCCATCTCTCCCTGCTCACTCCCCCTCCCTTGCCCCTGTCTTTTACCGAAATCCCCACCACGTCCCTTCCCCTCTCCCCTTCCAATCCCTCCGTCAGAAGCCCTTGAGAATTCGAGCCTTCGTTGTCTCCTTTGCGCTTGCGGAGTCCGATTCCCCTAGGTCCCTCGACGAcggcgacggcgaccgcgacggCGACGGCAACGGCAACGGCGACACCCTCCTCCCTCTTCTTCAAGACCTCGCG GATTGCTTGAAGCTTCCCCCGGATTACTTTGCAAGGCTCCCGGGGGATCTGCGGCTCGAT CTAAATGATGCCGCATTTGATCTTTCTAGCGGGCCTGTGCTGGATGAG CTGTTTCAGTGTGGTCAAGAAGTGGGGGAAATGCTCTTAAATCTTTCTCGAGCATGGGAAGAGGCTGATACTTCTACTTCAAATAGCATTGCAAGCCAGCTCCCATCTCTAGAGATTTCTTTGACGGACAATGTCAAACCAG CACTTGGCAAACGTTTGGTATCTGCTGGAAGAAGATTTGAGGCTATGGGAATGTATGGTCAAGGAGAGCCACAAAGG ATTGCCCAAGCTATGATCAAAACTGGGAAGCTGCTGTCTAGAGGTCCTGTTATAATCACTGATGAAAGGCCTAAGAAGGAAAGCAGGATGTTGAAG TTTGGAGAATTACAAGTGGAGTTGACTCCAGGGAAAGCTTATAGTGGTGCTGCTATTGGTCTTGTTTTCGG gAGAATTATAACTGCTACGGTTTAA